In one window of Paraflavitalea soli DNA:
- a CDS encoding TonB-dependent receptor, giving the protein MKKVSSLLCRKPRPATATKTMLMMKLTAVLLLVTFLQVSAKSIGQTISISQKNTSLEKVFKEIHRKTGYQFFYQDELLKQANKFSIHVKDASIEQVLEICFRDQPLRFVITENTITVKRKEATKEADAPPPVPPIEVKGKVKDKNGHPLAGVTVSIVGAKGGVTTDENGNFTISVPENGLLSFSFVGFKTENIRVGKDNKILDISLTPEIAALTDVVIVGYGTQKKVSVVGAITSIGTAELRQSPTTNLSNALAGRMAGLMVNQFSGGEPGVDQSEVFIRGIATYNTGNSQKPLVMVDGIERDYQYLNPEEVETFSILKDASATAVYGVRGANGVILVTTRRGRIMDKPNVTFKAAAGLSSPVKFPEYLGSADYAALYNEARLNDNPATTAALFTPAQIENYRKAKGDNSDGLGYNIDLFDYAFKPSIQQDYNLNIQGGNKSVKYFMMAGYTNQDGNYKHTKLGPNNTNAIFKRYNFRSNIDINITQDFYARLNLGGRIQNRLAPGTTAARVVNIANTQPSIYPVILENNDNPANKTFIAKHPEGLLFGTQLYRYNILGELAYSGFINEYKTFMDGSFALGHKLDFITKGLTFEVQFSYDTESGNTVDRTIPHESEGYREYGGYATFYPKDGVDVLMNGGHYQGAYASPRRTENNTMNNGFDARTPQPQRKNNLQLTLNYARSFGLHNVTALLLGTRQRRTYQNDVPFGNQGIAFRTTYNYDDRYLLELNAGYNGSESFAKGRRYGLFPAVAAGWIISNESFMKKTTWIDYLKLRGSFGLVGSDQLPGERFGYLQFYNVNGDTYNFGTDLSGGVPANVFEAPLANPLLTWEKAKKANIGIEVRVLKNRLSFSADVFKEHRYDILTNLNNEYGSRNVSAVVGQSAPQLNLGIVDNKGFDLEIGWTDNIGKSFSYYIRPNISFARNKIVFINERDRIAPDGKSVSYVQRTGTRIKEQFVYVFDHFVADQAEADRLNAAVYQKWGKLIPGDVVYKDQNGDGQITDQEDRVAMGHPRNPELQFGIPMGVSYKGFDLSILFQGATNTSVQLTNAAAYDFPTYGQDIIGRVKNIHMNRWTPATAATATYPALHYGTHNNNKNPNSSLFLADGTYLRLKNLEVGYSIPITFLKKFGATKTRFYLQGLNLFTWDKLSDFDVDPETNTGGDWYPIQKVINFGVYVTF; this is encoded by the coding sequence ATGAAAAAAGTAAGTTCATTGCTATGCCGGAAACCCAGGCCGGCCACCGCCACCAAAACAATGTTGATGATGAAATTAACAGCTGTTTTACTATTGGTCACTTTTTTACAGGTCAGTGCTAAATCGATTGGGCAAACGATTTCTATCTCACAAAAAAACACTTCTCTCGAAAAGGTCTTCAAAGAAATACACCGGAAAACCGGCTATCAGTTCTTTTACCAGGATGAATTATTAAAGCAGGCAAACAAGTTTAGCATTCATGTGAAAGATGCATCGATTGAACAGGTACTGGAAATTTGTTTCCGTGATCAGCCCCTGCGCTTTGTGATCACAGAAAATACCATCACCGTTAAAAGAAAAGAAGCCACCAAAGAAGCCGATGCACCACCTCCCGTTCCTCCCATTGAAGTGAAAGGAAAAGTAAAAGACAAGAACGGACATCCCCTCGCAGGCGTTACTGTATCGATCGTAGGCGCCAAGGGTGGAGTGACCACCGATGAAAACGGCAATTTTACCATCTCCGTTCCTGAAAACGGCCTGTTAAGTTTCTCGTTCGTAGGTTTCAAAACTGAGAACATCCGTGTTGGAAAAGATAACAAGATACTCGACATATCACTGACCCCTGAAATAGCGGCATTAACAGATGTGGTAATAGTTGGTTACGGAACACAAAAAAAGGTATCCGTTGTAGGCGCCATTACTTCTATCGGCACTGCAGAACTCAGGCAAAGCCCTACTACCAACCTGTCCAATGCTTTGGCAGGCAGGATGGCAGGTTTGATGGTTAACCAGTTTTCCGGAGGAGAACCGGGTGTAGATCAGAGTGAAGTTTTTATCCGCGGCATAGCCACTTACAATACCGGCAATTCACAAAAGCCCCTGGTAATGGTGGATGGTATTGAGAGAGACTATCAATACCTCAATCCGGAAGAAGTAGAAACTTTCTCTATCCTCAAAGATGCCTCCGCCACCGCAGTGTACGGCGTAAGAGGCGCCAATGGCGTAATCCTCGTCACTACCCGCAGGGGCAGAATTATGGATAAGCCCAATGTTACCTTTAAAGCTGCCGCCGGCTTATCATCGCCTGTCAAATTCCCCGAGTACCTGGGATCAGCTGATTACGCAGCCCTTTACAATGAGGCGAGGTTGAATGATAATCCCGCTACTACTGCAGCCCTCTTTACGCCTGCCCAGATAGAGAACTACCGGAAAGCAAAAGGAGACAACTCAGATGGGTTGGGTTATAATATCGACCTTTTCGATTATGCATTTAAGCCAAGCATCCAACAGGACTATAACCTCAACATCCAGGGAGGCAATAAAAGTGTTAAGTACTTTATGATGGCCGGGTATACCAACCAGGATGGCAACTATAAACATACCAAACTAGGTCCCAATAATACCAACGCCATCTTTAAACGCTATAATTTCAGGTCCAATATCGATATCAATATTACCCAGGACTTTTATGCACGATTAAACCTGGGTGGCCGTATTCAAAACCGCCTGGCGCCAGGAACCACTGCAGCCAGGGTCGTTAACATTGCCAATACCCAACCTTCTATCTATCCCGTTATCCTGGAAAACAATGATAATCCGGCCAATAAAACTTTTATTGCCAAGCATCCTGAAGGCTTACTGTTTGGAACGCAATTGTACAGGTATAATATATTGGGAGAACTGGCTTATTCCGGCTTCATCAATGAGTACAAAACATTTATGGATGGCAGCTTTGCCCTTGGCCATAAACTCGATTTTATCACCAAAGGATTAACTTTTGAAGTTCAGTTCTCCTACGATACAGAGTCCGGCAACACCGTTGACAGAACGATCCCCCATGAATCGGAGGGTTATCGTGAATATGGTGGTTATGCCACTTTCTATCCCAAAGACGGAGTGGATGTATTGATGAATGGCGGGCACTACCAGGGCGCCTATGCTTCTCCCCGCCGCACCGAGAATAATACCATGAATAACGGCTTTGATGCACGTACCCCACAGCCGCAACGTAAGAACAACCTGCAGCTTACTTTAAATTATGCCCGGTCCTTCGGCCTGCACAATGTAACAGCCTTGTTACTGGGCACCAGGCAAAGGCGTACCTACCAGAACGATGTGCCTTTTGGAAACCAGGGTATAGCCTTCCGTACTACTTATAATTACGACGACCGGTACCTGCTGGAGCTGAATGCCGGGTACAATGGTTCTGAAAGTTTTGCCAAAGGACGCCGCTATGGCCTATTCCCCGCTGTAGCTGCAGGCTGGATCATAAGCAATGAATCATTCATGAAAAAAACAACCTGGATCGATTACCTGAAGCTCAGGGGTTCATTCGGATTAGTGGGAAGCGACCAATTGCCAGGAGAAAGATTTGGCTACCTCCAGTTTTATAATGTAAACGGCGACACTTACAATTTTGGTACCGACCTGAGCGGTGGCGTGCCTGCCAATGTATTTGAAGCACCACTCGCCAACCCTTTACTAACCTGGGAAAAAGCCAAAAAGGCAAATATCGGCATCGAGGTAAGAGTACTGAAGAACAGGCTGAGTTTTTCGGCCGATGTGTTCAAGGAGCACCGGTATGATATCCTCACCAACCTCAATAATGAGTATGGCTCCCGCAACGTATCGGCTGTTGTAGGTCAAAGCGCTCCCCAACTCAACCTCGGTATTGTAGACAACAAAGGGTTTGACCTTGAGATAGGCTGGACCGATAACATTGGCAAAAGCTTTAGCTATTATATCAGGCCCAATATTTCTTTTGCCCGCAATAAGATCGTTTTCATCAATGAGCGCGACCGGATCGCACCGGATGGCAAATCAGTTTCTTATGTTCAGCGCACAGGAACACGGATCAAAGAACAATTTGTTTATGTATTTGACCATTTCGTAGCAGATCAGGCAGAGGCAGACAGATTAAATGCAGCCGTGTACCAGAAATGGGGGAAACTGATCCCGGGCGATGTTGTCTATAAAGACCAGAACGGCGATGGCCAGATCACAGACCAGGAAGACAGGGTTGCCATGGGGCATCCCCGCAACCCGGAACTTCAGTTTGGTATTCCTATGGGTGTTTCTTACAAAGGATTCGACCTGAGTATATTGTTTCAGGGAGCTACCAATACCAGCGTGCAGTTGACAAACGCAGCTGCTTACGACTTTCCCACCTACGGGCAGGACATCATTGGCAGGGTAAAGAACATACACATGAACCGCTGGACCCCTGCTACCGCAGCCACCGCCACTTACCCGGCCCTGCATTATGGCACCCACAACAACAATAAAAACCCCAACAGTTCACTCTTTCTGGCCGACGGTACTTACCTGCGGTTAAAGAACCTGGAAGTAGGCTATTCCATTCCAATAACATTCCTGAAGAAATTTGGCGCCACCAAAACCCGCTTTTACCTCCAGGGCCTGAACCTCTTTACCTGGGATAAATTATCAGATTTCGATGTCGATCCCGAAACCAATACAGGTGGCGACTGGTATCCCATTCAAAAGGTCATCAACTTCGGCGTTTACGTAACCTTCTAA
- a CDS encoding FecR family protein: MDKSRLAYLFQAYINKTATPAERDEFMQLVEQAENDEQVKSLLTSTWQQHSTLSQPIDERKGEEMLAAILQQGKSEKPGAVIMSRPASWWWRSAVAAAILLFACIGGYLWLTHQPTTQLSGSKQLPLNDTIVPGGNKAELTLADGSKLLLDSTQKGTLTKQGDARVINLNTAVLAYDAGKATGQEVVYNTLATPRGGQYQLLLADGTKVWLNASSSIRFPVAFTGKERNVYITGEAYFEVAKNAAMPFKVHFPSATGGPTDAGKEGIVEVLGTHFNIMAYEDERSVNTTLLEGSVSVSKGTQYKILKPGQEGKITQTGDIRTGIADVEAVMAWKNGLFQFNSLDIERIMRQVARWYDVEVVYAGNIPTGHFSGIVNRNNNITQVLKIMQAGNVNFKIAGRKVIVSEEHR, translated from the coding sequence ATGGACAAATCAAGACTAGCTTACCTCTTCCAGGCTTATATCAATAAGACTGCTACTCCGGCAGAGCGTGATGAATTCATGCAGCTGGTAGAACAAGCTGAAAATGATGAACAGGTAAAAAGCTTATTGACGTCTACCTGGCAACAGCATAGCACCCTAAGCCAGCCGATCGATGAGCGCAAGGGCGAGGAGATGCTGGCCGCTATTTTACAGCAAGGGAAGTCTGAAAAGCCAGGGGCGGTCATTATGTCCAGACCAGCATCCTGGTGGTGGCGCAGCGCAGTCGCAGCTGCCATCCTTCTTTTCGCTTGCATAGGTGGTTATCTCTGGTTAACACACCAACCAACCACGCAACTTTCCGGTTCAAAACAGCTTCCTCTCAACGATACTATCGTACCCGGTGGAAACAAGGCCGAGCTTACATTGGCCGATGGCTCGAAGCTCCTCCTTGATTCTACTCAAAAGGGTACCCTTACCAAACAGGGAGACGCCAGGGTCATTAATCTTAATACGGCTGTTCTTGCTTATGATGCAGGAAAAGCAACTGGCCAGGAGGTTGTTTACAATACACTCGCTACGCCCCGTGGAGGGCAATATCAGCTATTATTAGCCGATGGTACAAAAGTCTGGCTCAATGCCTCTTCTTCTATCAGGTTTCCCGTAGCCTTCACCGGAAAAGAAAGAAACGTGTACATAACAGGGGAAGCCTATTTCGAAGTGGCGAAAAATGCAGCGATGCCTTTTAAAGTCCATTTCCCCTCCGCCACCGGAGGTCCAACGGATGCCGGAAAGGAAGGTATTGTAGAAGTATTGGGCACCCATTTCAACATCATGGCTTATGAGGATGAACGCTCCGTCAATACCACTTTACTGGAGGGCTCTGTAAGCGTATCCAAAGGAACCCAATATAAAATATTAAAGCCTGGCCAGGAAGGCAAGATCACTCAAACAGGAGACATCAGGACCGGTATAGCAGATGTTGAAGCCGTGATGGCATGGAAAAATGGCTTGTTTCAATTCAACTCTCTGGATATAGAAAGGATCATGCGGCAGGTGGCAAGGTGGTATGATGTGGAAGTTGTGTATGCAGGTAATATTCCGACAGGTCATTTTTCAGGTATCGTAAACCGGAACAATAATATCACCCAGGTATTAAAGATCATGCAGGCAGGTAATGTGAATTTTAAGATTGCTGGCCGGAAAGTAATAGTCTCAGAAGAACACCGGTAA
- a CDS encoding RNA polymerase sigma factor, with product MSNLSINDVNGLLLRVSEGDENAFAQLFRAYYNLLGDYIMRITESEQLTQEIVQDVFLKIWINRHSLPSIDCFKAYLMVVARNHAFNCLKQIAREKNRRKEWTNSVLHLALNNPNETPAPDPSQLIDEAVELLPPRQKNVYLLSRRDGISQEAIAKKLNISHETVKKHMVLALRFLRNHLRANIRFFLLLITCWLRH from the coding sequence TTGTCAAATCTTTCTATCAATGATGTAAATGGGTTGCTTTTACGGGTATCCGAAGGAGATGAAAACGCCTTCGCCCAACTTTTCAGAGCATACTACAACCTATTGGGTGATTATATTATGCGCATCACTGAATCTGAACAGTTGACCCAGGAAATAGTGCAGGATGTGTTTTTAAAAATATGGATCAACCGCCACTCCCTCCCATCAATCGATTGCTTTAAAGCCTACCTGATGGTGGTTGCCAGAAATCACGCTTTTAATTGCCTGAAACAAATTGCCCGGGAAAAAAACCGCAGGAAAGAATGGACAAATTCAGTGCTTCACCTGGCATTAAATAATCCAAACGAAACACCGGCCCCCGACCCCAGCCAGCTTATTGACGAAGCCGTGGAGCTACTTCCTCCCCGCCAGAAAAATGTATACCTCCTGAGCCGGAGAGATGGCATCAGCCAGGAAGCGATCGCTAAAAAGCTAAACATCTCCCATGAAACAGTAAAGAAACATATGGTGCTGGCCCTCCGCTTTTTAAGAAATCACCTTCGCGCAAATATCCGTTTCTTCCTCCTGCTTATTACCTGCTGGTTGCGCCACTAA
- a CDS encoding ABC-F family ATP-binding cassette domain-containing protein: protein MLINAQHITYHTPNRGLLFNDISFSLHKGEKAAIVGNNGTGKTTLLKILAGHIKGFTGDLRINGTLHYVPQHYGHFNQLTVAAALGIAPLLEALQAIEQGATDQHYYDLLEHHWDIAARCEEAFARWGITGVDLHQPLQQLSGGMKTRLFLSGIDIFEPAIVLLDEPTNHLDAKARAQLYEWMENTSCTLLLTSHDRQLLRLCQPIWELQPSGISAYGGNYDFYAAQKEIEITAREHALAHHEKAWKEAKLKQQEVLERKQHADAQARRKGLQSGLPKAVINGRRTAAEASTGKLKHIHNDKVTELRNSLQEAAAMAQVQRIMKGYFNNPTLPRGKVLIQANDINFAYGNNPFLWAQPLTFTIRSGDRLAISGANGSGKSTLFHLLRGQLLPSQGSLQIAPCTTLLLDQDYSLIDRSKTVLEQAMAYNEAPLDPPIVHTLLANFLFMPDSWDRSCAVLSGGEMLRLVLCCMVLQNRTPDIIFLDEPVNNLDLSNIRMLAKIFAEYKGTLIIISHDKGFLQEAGIVEELPLQTVITKFH, encoded by the coding sequence ATGCTTATCAACGCACAACATATTACCTATCATACCCCCAACCGCGGGCTGCTTTTCAACGATATTAGTTTCTCCCTGCATAAAGGTGAGAAGGCCGCTATTGTAGGCAATAACGGTACAGGAAAGACCACCCTGCTGAAGATACTGGCCGGCCATATTAAAGGTTTTACCGGTGATCTCCGGATCAACGGTACACTCCATTATGTGCCCCAGCATTACGGCCATTTTAACCAGCTAACCGTGGCCGCCGCACTGGGAATAGCACCACTACTCGAAGCCCTCCAGGCGATTGAACAAGGGGCTACTGACCAGCATTATTACGACCTGCTGGAACATCATTGGGACATTGCCGCCCGGTGTGAAGAAGCCTTTGCCCGATGGGGCATAACCGGCGTCGACCTTCACCAGCCTCTACAACAACTGAGTGGTGGTATGAAAACAAGGTTATTCCTTTCCGGCATCGATATCTTTGAACCAGCCATTGTATTATTGGATGAACCTACCAATCACCTGGATGCGAAGGCTCGCGCCCAATTGTACGAATGGATGGAAAACACCTCCTGTACCCTGCTGCTCACCAGCCACGATCGTCAGTTACTCCGCTTGTGCCAGCCCATTTGGGAGCTGCAGCCATCCGGCATCAGCGCCTATGGCGGCAACTACGATTTTTATGCAGCGCAAAAAGAAATAGAGATCACAGCCCGGGAGCATGCCCTGGCACACCACGAAAAAGCCTGGAAGGAAGCCAAACTAAAACAGCAGGAAGTACTGGAACGCAAACAACACGCAGATGCACAGGCACGCCGGAAAGGATTGCAAAGTGGATTGCCCAAAGCCGTGATCAATGGACGAAGAACAGCTGCCGAAGCCAGCACCGGCAAACTGAAGCATATACACAACGACAAGGTGACCGAGCTGCGAAACAGTTTGCAGGAAGCAGCAGCCATGGCCCAGGTACAACGTATTATGAAAGGGTATTTTAATAACCCCACCTTGCCGCGCGGCAAAGTGCTGATACAGGCAAATGATATCAACTTTGCCTATGGAAATAATCCATTCCTATGGGCTCAACCTTTAACCTTCACCATCCGCAGTGGCGACAGGCTGGCCATTTCCGGGGCTAATGGCAGTGGCAAATCTACCTTGTTCCATTTACTGCGGGGACAGCTGCTCCCGTCACAGGGAAGTTTACAGATAGCCCCCTGCACTACCCTGTTGCTGGACCAGGACTACAGCCTTATCGACCGCAGCAAAACAGTATTGGAGCAAGCCATGGCTTATAATGAAGCACCGCTTGACCCGCCAATCGTACATACCCTGCTGGCCAATTTTCTGTTTATGCCGGATAGCTGGGATAGATCCTGTGCTGTACTGAGTGGTGGCGAAATGCTGCGACTGGTACTTTGCTGTATGGTATTGCAAAACAGAACACCCGATATCATCTTCCTCGATGAGCCTGTCAACAACCTGGACCTGAGCAATATTCGCATGCTGGCTAAGATATTTGCGGAGTACAAAGGAACCCTTATTATCATATCGCATGATAAGGGATTTCTACAGGAAGCCGGCATCGTGGAGGAACTTCCACTCCAGACAGTCATAACAAAATTTCATTGA
- a CDS encoding GLPGLI family protein: MKAFTTLTLLVSLHVGVYAQQPEPLVLTVKYDFLHVYDTADRANPIRETMYLLVGQTSSNYRRSPAAPYIKPSAEPAVRSGGPTITVSGMPMAVVNAPGISEGELFQYPAAGTFKTCTHIAMNDYLVEDKLPVINWKVGTDTKTIGDFKCQQAIGTYAGRTYTVWFTTDLPFRNGPWKLNGLPGLILEARDATGDVAFTFSAFTKADSGQVTTSNKTRLITTNQKALNRVREAFNESPVATMQAQLPAGSPVPTLAYRLPSGKTVRGEEAQELIEQKRKAKNPNNNPLELK; encoded by the coding sequence ATGAAAGCATTTACCACATTAACACTCCTTGTTAGCTTGCATGTTGGCGTCTATGCCCAGCAACCCGAGCCCCTCGTTTTAACGGTTAAGTACGACTTCCTGCACGTCTATGACACTGCCGACCGGGCCAATCCCATCCGTGAAACCATGTACCTGCTCGTGGGCCAGACCAGCAGCAATTACCGCCGCAGCCCCGCCGCTCCTTACATCAAGCCCAGCGCTGAGCCGGCCGTACGCAGCGGTGGGCCTACGATCACCGTATCCGGCATGCCCATGGCTGTCGTCAACGCGCCCGGCATCAGCGAAGGGGAACTATTTCAGTATCCTGCTGCCGGAACCTTCAAAACCTGCACGCACATCGCAATGAACGATTACCTGGTCGAAGACAAACTGCCGGTCATCAATTGGAAAGTAGGTACGGATACCAAAACCATCGGCGACTTCAAATGCCAGCAGGCTATTGGTACTTATGCCGGTCGCACTTACACTGTATGGTTTACCACCGACCTGCCTTTCCGTAACGGGCCCTGGAAATTGAATGGTCTGCCCGGCCTCATCCTTGAAGCCAGGGATGCCACCGGCGATGTAGCCTTCACCTTTTCTGCCTTCACGAAAGCTGATTCCGGACAGGTCACGACATCCAACAAAACCCGGCTCATTACCACCAACCAGAAAGCCCTTAACCGTGTACGTGAAGCCTTCAATGAAAGTCCCGTTGCCACCATGCAGGCACAACTGCCTGCCGGTTCTCCTGTCCCTACATTGGCTTACCGCCTGCCCTCCGGAAAGACCGTGCGTGGTGAAGAAGCGCAGGAACTCATCGAGCAAAAAAGGAAAGCGAAGAATCCGAACAACAACCCACTTGAATTGAAGTAA
- a CDS encoding TonB-dependent receptor has translation MKSLLWCLVALWLQAPLLAQVKQLTGHLKGPGGKPLPQASISLRNKQGLIVQYTISNDKGNFQLSLADTAYLTSLSLEVTHLGYKRLLTPLQAGKYVYELQLEEQAVLLPEVEVRNRPIISSKGDTVSYNVRSFAQEEDRSIGDVLRRMPGIEVGDDGKIYYNGQQVSNLYIHGDDLMAGRYGLATKAINKELIQSVDVIRNHQPIKVLQDKATSDAVAVNLVLKDENSTALTGQAMLAGGWPTLYDAALNTILLNRRMKMINAAKFNNSGVDYQSDYEQLGSDAFSSAGGGTTPSNLLSGGTVPNPDLPRRNYYFNRSGLINLNHLVNNKKDIQFRTNVQGFSDRQTFDYSSTVEQYLAGDTIVYREKQDALRKPWFINGAFTVMANTNKYYIRNKTDIQLKEDYNGSQLQSNTLNFGQQLRNRQQAFSNDFDCKPFSKSRNMWDIHLYTSYATNPQRLFVDQGLHSDILNDSLPYAAIAQQARMPTWYNEASLGYIIPSNTRWITQEYKLGFSSERQTLISQLELVQDNGSVKSYEGDVGNDLRWRRNVLQASAKYSLNKGRFHASLFVPFTWQGIRYHQPEYALDNRDRQFFINPTGWVKYRINVEDHLQFSYRYNNNMGNISGVYRGAILANYRSLRANDAGLQERSMSNASLSYSFQRAIIMLFINASVAYTNTTVNSLYASIVTDNIQRSILLPYKNDQSSLSANAGISKYLFALKSTVSVKGTFSQGRYNQFFNDQFLPYDNNTTSLQATIESKPFGKFSLRYNGSSHWSNSRQRDLVTAAKAITNRTSRIDQHIVFGITPFRSVFMNFTARHLHSRQPQVSAVSYLFMDLNLRYKHKPWRTDFEFDLTNIANVNTYELYRVSSNLFSADRYQIRGRMAVLRATFNL, from the coding sequence ATGAAAAGCCTATTGTGGTGTCTTGTAGCCTTGTGGCTACAGGCGCCCCTGCTGGCGCAGGTAAAACAGCTTACCGGTCACCTCAAAGGCCCGGGTGGGAAACCCTTGCCGCAGGCGAGCATATCGCTCAGGAACAAACAGGGACTTATCGTACAATATACCATCAGTAATGACAAAGGAAACTTCCAGCTATCATTGGCTGATACGGCTTACCTCACAAGTCTATCGCTCGAAGTCACTCACCTTGGTTATAAAAGATTGCTGACACCCTTGCAGGCAGGTAAATACGTTTATGAGCTACAACTCGAAGAGCAGGCCGTGCTCTTGCCCGAAGTAGAGGTCAGGAACAGGCCCATCATCTCCAGCAAAGGTGATACCGTCAGCTACAATGTGCGCTCCTTCGCGCAGGAAGAAGACCGCAGTATCGGCGATGTACTCCGCAGGATGCCCGGCATAGAAGTAGGCGACGATGGCAAGATCTACTACAATGGCCAGCAGGTTTCCAACCTCTACATTCATGGCGACGACCTCATGGCAGGGCGCTATGGGTTAGCTACGAAAGCCATCAACAAAGAGCTCATCCAGAGCGTCGATGTGATCAGGAACCACCAGCCTATCAAGGTCCTGCAGGATAAAGCAACCTCGGATGCTGTCGCCGTCAACCTGGTATTGAAAGATGAGAACAGCACAGCCCTCACCGGTCAGGCCATGCTGGCCGGTGGCTGGCCAACACTATATGATGCGGCGCTCAATACGATCCTCCTCAACAGGCGCATGAAGATGATCAACGCTGCAAAGTTCAACAACAGTGGTGTCGATTACCAAAGTGATTATGAGCAGTTGGGTTCCGATGCATTTTCATCAGCAGGAGGTGGTACCACACCCTCCAACCTGCTGTCGGGCGGCACGGTACCCAACCCCGATCTGCCGCGCCGCAACTACTATTTCAACAGGTCGGGCCTCATCAACCTCAACCATCTTGTCAACAACAAAAAAGACATCCAGTTCCGCACGAACGTGCAGGGATTTAGCGACCGGCAGACCTTCGATTACAGCAGTACCGTAGAGCAATACCTGGCAGGCGACACGATCGTATACCGCGAAAAGCAGGATGCGCTGCGCAAGCCCTGGTTCATCAACGGCGCTTTCACGGTCATGGCCAATACCAACAAATACTATATCCGCAATAAGACCGACATTCAACTCAAGGAGGACTACAACGGTAGTCAGTTGCAAAGCAATACGCTCAATTTTGGACAGCAATTGCGCAACCGGCAACAGGCTTTTTCCAACGATTTCGATTGTAAGCCTTTTTCCAAAAGCAGGAACATGTGGGATATCCACCTTTATACCAGCTATGCTACCAATCCACAGCGTTTGTTCGTCGATCAGGGCCTGCACAGCGATATACTCAACGATAGCCTGCCCTATGCCGCCATCGCTCAGCAGGCCCGGATGCCTACCTGGTACAACGAAGCATCACTTGGTTATATCATTCCTTCCAATACCCGGTGGATCACCCAGGAATATAAATTAGGGTTCTCCAGCGAGCGGCAAACGCTCATTTCCCAACTGGAACTTGTACAGGACAATGGTAGTGTTAAAAGCTATGAAGGAGATGTGGGTAACGATCTCCGATGGCGGCGCAATGTCCTCCAGGCTTCCGCAAAGTATTCACTCAATAAAGGGCGCTTCCATGCCAGTCTTTTTGTGCCCTTCACCTGGCAGGGCATCCGCTATCACCAACCGGAATATGCGCTCGACAACCGCGACCGCCAGTTCTTCATCAATCCAACGGGTTGGGTAAAGTACCGGATCAATGTAGAAGATCACCTCCAATTCAGTTACCGGTATAATAACAACATGGGTAATATCTCGGGCGTGTACAGGGGCGCCATTCTTGCCAACTACCGCTCCCTGCGCGCCAATGACGCCGGATTGCAGGAGCGTTCTATGTCGAATGCCAGCCTCAGCTATAGCTTTCAACGCGCCATCATCATGCTCTTCATCAATGCCAGTGTTGCCTATACCAACACCACAGTCAATAGTCTCTATGCTTCCATCGTCACCGACAACATCCAGCGCAGCATCCTGCTGCCTTATAAGAACGATCAGAGCAGCCTCTCGGCCAATGCCGGCATCAGCAAATACCTCTTTGCCCTCAAAAGCACCGTATCGGTAAAGGGAACTTTCTCCCAGGGGCGTTACAATCAGTTCTTCAACGATCAGTTCCTGCCCTATGACAACAATACTACATCGCTGCAGGCAACTATCGAAAGCAAGCCCTTTGGCAAGTTCAGCCTGCGTTACAATGGTAGTTCCCATTGGAGCAACAGCCGGCAGCGTGATCTGGTAACAGCGGCGAAGGCCATCACCAATCGTACCAGCAGGATCGATCAGCATATCGTGTTTGGCATCACGCCCTTCAGGAGTGTATTCATGAACTTCACTGCTCGTCATCTCCATAGCCGGCAGCCGCAGGTATCCGCCGTCAGCTACCTGTTTATGGATCTCAACCTGCGCTACAAGCACAAGCCCTGGCGCACGGACTTCGAGTTCGATCTTACGAATATCGCTAATGTAAATACATACGAATTGTACAGGGTAAGCAGTAATTTATTCTCTGCCGACCGGTACCAGATCAGGGGCAGGATGGCTGTGCTCAGGGCCACTTTCAATCTGTAA